In a genomic window of Anoxybacter fermentans:
- a CDS encoding ATP-dependent helicase: MIKLRPGQKEVAEYRKGFMAVPAVPGAGKTTVLAYLAANLIEEGCIRPGKILIVTVMNSAVSNFRSRIGNFLEERGLPRNRGYDVKTLHSLAMSILKEKPEFLLINNEFQIIDEAQQWNLISGLTYQWMQDNEAKWKSPIKVDEETKWYQNAMEQWTENHLLKYIKEMISYIKSHGLTREDVEKLKPRLNEDSYLFWAIEIFEEYSRLMYQNGWLDFDDLIVQALRLLKKDEQLCERLRKRWTYIFEDEAQDSNPLQEEILHLLAGPDGNLVRVGDSNQAIMGTFTSAEPEIFRNFCSKENVKKQSILYSSRSTIDIINLANYLVKWSKSNHPQPECRDALEDQLIHPVTEDDPFPNPTTDNYTIAVKRYETSKQELEEVVKLAIRHAKENPENTIAIIVPNRYLKAEAAELLKVAEADFEEVGKINNEQAKTILDLRTAIQYLAEPHKKEKLIKLLNNVFLNQFPKEVLDSIEQLFNRYSLEELIYPIGGELPWLNYPDEIFDPDLFAAFNQALKKLKFWLDASVNLPPDELVLFLAEEMELKGEPLAIAQNIALQIKAELNLNPSWKLLDIANELPRLEPSFRRFARVIYEQKGFEPTPGVITLITAHKSKGLEWDTVYLTSLTAAEFPSTIEDNFRSEYWYLDEDKCNPTAIAKAELKYLLGKEGKTDPLKAAKIDEISERLRLLYVAITRAKKNLLMTCHKKIIYGNGFEKKVGIARPLIALNKFIIEEREKYAGKKS; encoded by the coding sequence ATGATTAAGTTACGCCCAGGACAAAAAGAAGTAGCTGAATATAGAAAAGGTTTCATGGCCGTTCCTGCTGTTCCCGGTGCTGGTAAAACAACTGTTCTGGCCTATCTGGCAGCTAACTTAATCGAAGAAGGATGTATCCGGCCGGGGAAAATTTTGATCGTTACCGTTATGAACTCAGCCGTCTCCAACTTCCGTTCCCGGATCGGAAATTTTTTAGAAGAACGGGGCTTACCGCGTAATAGAGGTTATGATGTAAAAACACTCCATTCCCTTGCCATGAGTATTTTAAAAGAAAAACCTGAGTTTTTATTGATTAATAATGAATTTCAAATTATCGATGAAGCACAGCAATGGAATCTAATTTCAGGTTTAACTTATCAGTGGATGCAGGATAATGAAGCTAAATGGAAAAGTCCCATTAAGGTGGATGAAGAAACAAAATGGTATCAAAATGCAATGGAACAGTGGACAGAAAATCACTTACTCAAATATATAAAAGAGATGATAAGTTATATTAAGTCTCACGGGCTTACCAGGGAAGATGTTGAAAAATTAAAACCCAGATTAAATGAAGATTCATATCTTTTCTGGGCCATTGAGATATTTGAGGAATATTCCAGATTAATGTACCAGAATGGTTGGCTTGATTTTGATGATTTGATCGTTCAGGCTTTACGGTTGCTAAAAAAAGATGAACAGCTTTGTGAAAGATTAAGAAAACGCTGGACATATATCTTTGAGGATGAAGCCCAGGATTCAAATCCTCTTCAGGAAGAGATTCTCCATTTGCTGGCTGGTCCCGATGGTAACCTGGTTAGGGTAGGTGACTCCAACCAGGCAATTATGGGGACCTTTACATCTGCTGAGCCTGAGATTTTTAGAAACTTTTGTAGTAAAGAAAATGTCAAAAAACAATCCATTCTTTATTCAAGTAGAAGCACGATTGATATAATTAACCTGGCCAATTATCTGGTAAAATGGTCAAAAAGTAATCATCCCCAACCTGAATGTCGAGATGCTCTGGAGGACCAGCTTATCCATCCAGTTACAGAAGATGATCCCTTTCCCAACCCGACAACTGACAATTACACAATCGCTGTTAAAAGGTATGAGACATCTAAACAGGAGTTAGAAGAGGTTGTAAAATTGGCAATCAGACATGCAAAAGAAAATCCTGAAAATACCATTGCCATCATTGTGCCAAACCGCTATCTTAAGGCCGAAGCAGCAGAATTACTTAAAGTAGCAGAGGCAGATTTTGAAGAAGTGGGCAAAATTAATAATGAACAGGCAAAGACCATTTTAGATTTGCGGACAGCAATTCAGTATCTGGCTGAACCTCATAAAAAGGAAAAATTAATCAAATTGCTCAACAATGTGTTTTTAAATCAGTTTCCTAAAGAAGTTTTAGATTCTATCGAACAGCTTTTTAATAGATATTCCCTTGAAGAGCTGATTTATCCTATTGGAGGGGAACTGCCCTGGTTGAATTATCCTGATGAAATATTTGATCCCGATTTGTTTGCGGCATTTAATCAGGCCCTTAAAAAGCTTAAGTTCTGGCTGGATGCCAGTGTAAATCTTCCACCTGATGAACTGGTTTTGTTTTTAGCTGAGGAGATGGAGCTTAAGGGGGAACCCCTTGCCATTGCTCAAAATATTGCTCTTCAGATTAAAGCTGAACTGAATCTTAACCCTTCATGGAAACTACTGGATATAGCCAATGAATTACCCAGGTTAGAACCTTCTTTCCGTAGGTTTGCAAGAGTCATCTATGAACAAAAGGGATTTGAACCGACTCCCGGAGTTATAACCTTAATTACAGCTCATAAATCGAAAGGTTTAGAGTGGGATACTGTATATTTAACATCTTTGACGGCTGCGGAATTTCCATCGACTATCGAAGATAATTTTCGCAGTGAATACTGGTATTTAGATGAAGATAAATGTAATCCAACAGCTATTGCTAAAGCAGAGCTGAAATACTTACTCGGTAAAGAAGGAAAAACTGATCCTCTTAAAGCGGCTAAAATTGATGAGATCAGTGAACGTTTGCGGCTTTTATATGTTGCTATTACCAGGGCTAAGAAAAACCTACTTATGACCTGTCATAAGAAAATTATTTATGGCAATGGTTTTGAAAAGAAGGTTGGTATAGCAAGACCATTAATAGCTTTAAATAAATTCATCATTGAGGAGCGGGAAAAATATGCTGGCAAAAAATCTTGA
- a CDS encoding C-GCAxxG-C-C family protein, producing MSKISKRGRELFESGYSCSEATWIALNEDLSQEELNFGLKLAGGFGGGFATGEICGAISGIVMSLGRRYGRQMGDEINEILHEKVKQLMDYAEKLYKSTHCHEIRPEDDFLPFCAELVEKLLEYAEDLME from the coding sequence ATGTCTAAGATTTCCAAACGTGGTCGAGAGCTATTTGAATCTGGTTATAGTTGCTCTGAAGCTACCTGGATTGCATTAAATGAGGATCTATCACAGGAGGAGTTGAATTTTGGTCTTAAGCTAGCCGGTGGTTTTGGCGGCGGGTTTGCCACAGGTGAGATCTGCGGTGCTATTTCAGGTATTGTTATGAGTTTAGGTCGTAGATATGGAAGGCAGATGGGAGATGAAATAAACGAAATTTTACATGAGAAAGTAAAACAACTGATGGACTATGCAGAAAAGCTATATAAATCAACTCACTGTCATGAAATCAGACCTGAAGATGATTTTTTGCCGTTTTGTGCTGAATTGGTAGAAAAATTGCTTGAATATGCTGAGGATTTGATGGAATAA
- a CDS encoding class I SAM-dependent methyltransferase → MFFDKIADSYDKWYETKLGSFVDEVETKLAFDFFQPTKGMKILDVGCGTGNFSIKLAKKGCKVIGVDISDAMLEIARKKAKSNNLNITFYNMNVYDLDFDDETFDAIFSMAAFEFIKEPEKAFKEMMRVLKPGGQLLIGTIHKDSHWGRLYLKQACKPDSIFRFANFKTLKELEDLDRKNLIKSGECLFIPPDIREDEISWEKERELSQSERGGFICALWKKTE, encoded by the coding sequence ATGTTTTTTGATAAAATTGCAGATTCATATGATAAATGGTATGAGACTAAATTGGGTTCCTTTGTTGATGAGGTAGAAACAAAACTTGCTTTTGATTTTTTCCAACCTACAAAGGGTATGAAAATTTTAGATGTGGGATGCGGTACAGGTAATTTTAGCATCAAGTTGGCAAAAAAAGGTTGTAAGGTTATTGGAGTCGATATCTCCGATGCTATGCTCGAAATTGCCAGAAAAAAAGCTAAATCAAATAATCTGAATATTACTTTTTACAATATGAATGTATATGATCTAGATTTCGATGATGAAACATTCGATGCTATCTTTTCTATGGCAGCCTTTGAATTTATAAAAGAACCTGAAAAGGCATTTAAAGAAATGATGCGGGTCTTAAAACCAGGTGGCCAACTCCTCATCGGAACAATACATAAAGATTCACACTGGGGAAGATTATATTTAAAACAGGCCTGTAAACCTGATTCCATCTTCAGATTTGCTAATTTTAAAACCCTAAAGGAACTGGAAGATCTGGATAGAAAGAACCTGATCAAAAGTGGTGAATGTCTTTTCATTCCTCCTGATATAAGGGAAGATGAAATTTCCTGGGAAAAAGAAAGAGAATTATCCCAGAGTGAGAGGGGAGGCTTTATCTGCGCTTTATGGAAAAAAACAGAATAA
- a CDS encoding DUF2397 domain-containing protein: MKRHLTEKVVETTYLTAQNVAQYRFILRFFMKSITN; the protein is encoded by the coding sequence GTGAAGCGTCATTTAACTGAAAAAGTTGTAGAGACAACTTATCTAACAGCCCAGAATGTAGCCCAATATCGTTTTATTTTGCGCTTTTTTATGAAGAGTATAACAAATTAA
- a CDS encoding UvrD-helicase domain-containing protein: MEILYIGPTGSGKTTRLLEKYKEICEKTGQTEHCLVLLKNAPSVSDWRLKVNLKSMGPLNVFTYFGFIQKEITKYWTLIEEKLDDDIKTLEPTFMTVETSHYLMSQMVDEVRIQEGAFASINATSQQIAVQLIDNLNHAAMNGLSFKEVQNRLLRWAAGDVEKAAVYQQAVRVMKRFRKQCLISRCLDYSLIIDLYNQYLLSDDNYSKDLTSRFRYLIVDNLEKTIPRAQDLILKIMQKAEESYLSFNPEGGYTGFFGSNPKLAEKTFFPMCEKVHLKESYTASKESRELAKSIVEKVFHGKPMPQNNFIKGEIHTDLRGDMLFEVGKKVLDLIEKGVQPAKIALIAPLVDKVLEFTLSRYFEERGYSLANLTRTKRLLDEPFAQALITLTFLVNPDWKIKLNFTSLVQTLTLILKLDPIRSALLAEEIFKNQMDLPDLDEIGLRPRLGFDNSDKYELFREWVKEKQTEELEMEHFFQIVFGELLAPLSPDEKDILACRQIINSMTKFKRVMKRFSNMDEKQLSQSFIEMVLKGTLAAEVLFKPPASDEQIILATPYTFLFSPYIDNVQYLFWLDVASENWFRSTTKELTNPYILSRDWEEEDEWTDEVDQTLRKEQLINYVQSLLSKCTDGLYLANSYLNSHGWEQEGELLEWLQSDYPEVMQND; encoded by the coding sequence ATGGAAATTTTATATATTGGCCCTACAGGTTCGGGCAAGACAACCAGATTACTTGAAAAGTATAAAGAGATATGTGAAAAGACTGGTCAGACTGAACACTGTCTGGTACTTTTGAAAAACGCCCCCAGTGTTTCTGACTGGCGTTTGAAAGTTAACTTAAAATCAATGGGTCCGCTTAATGTCTTTACTTATTTTGGCTTTATTCAAAAAGAGATAACAAAATACTGGACTTTAATCGAAGAAAAGCTGGATGATGACATAAAAACATTAGAACCCACATTTATGACAGTCGAAACATCCCATTACTTGATGAGTCAAATGGTAGATGAGGTTCGCATTCAAGAAGGTGCTTTTGCCTCCATAAATGCAACATCCCAGCAAATTGCTGTCCAGCTGATTGATAACCTAAACCATGCTGCCATGAATGGTTTATCTTTTAAGGAAGTTCAAAATAGACTCTTACGTTGGGCTGCTGGAGATGTTGAGAAAGCTGCTGTTTATCAGCAGGCAGTTAGGGTGATGAAAAGATTCAGGAAACAATGTCTTATATCACGCTGTCTTGATTATTCTCTTATTATCGATTTATACAATCAGTATTTGTTATCGGATGATAACTACAGTAAAGACTTGACTTCCCGTTTCAGATACTTGATTGTAGATAACTTAGAAAAGACGATTCCACGAGCCCAGGATTTGATCTTAAAAATTATGCAAAAAGCAGAAGAAAGTTACTTAAGCTTTAATCCCGAGGGGGGGTATACAGGATTTTTTGGTAGCAATCCTAAACTGGCTGAAAAAACATTTTTTCCCATGTGTGAAAAGGTTCATCTGAAGGAATCATACACCGCTTCAAAAGAATCCAGAGAGCTGGCTAAATCCATCGTTGAAAAAGTTTTTCACGGAAAGCCAATGCCGCAGAACAATTTCATTAAAGGTGAGATTCATACAGATTTAAGAGGAGATATGCTCTTTGAAGTAGGAAAGAAAGTATTAGACCTCATAGAAAAGGGAGTACAGCCTGCAAAAATTGCTCTTATTGCACCCCTTGTCGATAAGGTATTGGAATTTACCTTAAGCAGGTACTTTGAGGAAAGAGGTTACTCACTTGCCAACCTCACAAGAACAAAGCGGCTCCTTGACGAACCATTTGCCCAGGCATTGATAACTCTGACCTTTTTGGTCAATCCTGACTGGAAAATCAAACTGAATTTTACTTCCCTTGTACAAACTTTAACCCTTATTTTAAAACTTGATCCCATCCGCAGTGCATTACTGGCAGAGGAGATTTTTAAAAATCAGATGGATCTGCCTGACCTTGATGAAATAGGTTTAAGGCCGCGGCTTGGTTTTGATAACTCTGATAAATACGAGCTTTTCAGAGAATGGGTTAAAGAAAAACAGACAGAAGAATTAGAGATGGAGCATTTCTTTCAGATCGTCTTTGGTGAACTTCTGGCTCCGTTATCACCGGATGAGAAGGATATCCTTGCTTGTAGACAAATTATCAATTCCATGACAAAATTTAAAAGAGTAATGAAAAGATTCTCTAATATGGATGAAAAACAGTTGAGTCAGAGCTTTATCGAGATGGTTTTAAAAGGAACATTGGCAGCAGAGGTATTATTCAAACCACCAGCCAGTGATGAACAGATCATATTGGCTACACCATATACCTTTCTATTTTCTCCTTACATTGATAATGTTCAATATTTATTCTGGCTGGATGTTGCCAGTGAAAACTGGTTTAGAAGCACTACTAAGGAATTGACAAATCCATATATTCTTTCTCGTGATTGGGAAGAGGAAGATGAGTGGACTGATGAAGTAGATCAAACATTACGGAAAGAACAGTTGATAAACTACGTGCAGAGTTTATTGAGCAAATGTACTGATGGTTTGTATCTTGCCAATAGTTATTTAAACAGTCATGGCTGGGAACAGGAAGGAGAGCTTTTAGAGTGGCTACAAAGTGATTATCCAGAGGTGATGCAAAATGATTAA
- a CDS encoding PD-(D/E)XK nuclease family protein gives MLAKNLDDLYFSQSALISYQTCPLKFRRRYLDGLFWPADWGGDKNQKEVIEQGRLFHLLAQRYYFLGEVPQSKELLSQQLAFWFEELKKFRPYHDNGKFLPEHEIRMNDNGIKLVAKYDLLYITSDGRVVIYDWKTNNSRPLTNYYRNHLQTITYRYVLAKAGRVYSPTGIFRPEDISVIYWNPRYPNYVEPIGYSQKQFVKDELFLIKLISEIKSLDYDQFIATGDQKRCIYCEYRPICHGKRAIHVEIEEEDMDFDLDWESIEEIQFS, from the coding sequence ATGCTGGCAAAAAATCTTGATGACTTATATTTCAGTCAATCTGCTTTAATTTCATATCAGACCTGCCCTTTAAAATTTCGCAGGCGCTATTTAGATGGCCTTTTCTGGCCTGCTGATTGGGGAGGGGATAAAAACCAGAAGGAGGTTATAGAACAGGGAAGGTTATTTCACCTTCTGGCTCAAAGATATTATTTTTTAGGAGAGGTTCCTCAGTCGAAAGAATTACTATCTCAGCAGTTAGCTTTCTGGTTTGAGGAACTTAAAAAATTTAGACCATATCATGACAATGGTAAGTTTCTCCCCGAACATGAGATCCGGATGAATGATAATGGAATTAAGTTAGTTGCCAAATATGACCTTTTATATATCACCTCTGATGGGAGAGTAGTCATTTATGATTGGAAGACCAATAATTCCCGTCCTTTAACCAACTATTATCGTAATCATCTTCAGACTATCACCTATAGATATGTATTGGCTAAAGCAGGAAGAGTTTATTCTCCTACCGGAATCTTCAGACCTGAAGATATTAGCGTGATTTATTGGAACCCCAGATATCCCAATTATGTGGAACCCATTGGTTATAGTCAAAAACAGTTTGTCAAAGATGAGCTTTTTTTGATAAAGCTGATCAGTGAAATAAAAAGCCTTGATTATGACCAGTTTATAGCTACTGGAGATCAGAAAAGATGCATATATTGTGAATACCGCCCTATCTGCCATGGTAAGAGGGCCATTCATGTGGAAATAGAAGAAGAGGATATGGATTTTGATCTTGATTGGGAAAGCATTGAGGAAATCCAATTTAGTTAG
- the recJ gene encoding single-stranded-DNA-specific exonuclease RecJ: MEVKVLYHDNLEVPKWMLDELNGNQLLAQILLKRGINSPKKVREFLNPDQYNPTNPFDFPDMDKAVELILNAVKKKKKICVYGDYDVDGVTATAILVTLLKKLDANVSYHIPNRFTEGYGMNERIIKNMAGDVDLILTCDCGISNHNEVALAKKLGMTVIVTDHHHLPEELPAADVILSPKLLPEDHKAHNISGASMAYFLAKGVLTRLNKTAYAREFLDLVALSTIADVVPLKGENRYLLQRGIPALAKTNRPGLLELFNICGLNSSEISEEEIAYQIVPRINAAGRISSARIGVELLLATTRNKARTLARELDQINDRRKELCDKMLEEALALLGKDFHSQPIILYQPHWHQGIIGITAGRLCEKYHVPVLLMCLKEDGKTITGSARSIPGIHIYEALKTCEQFLDKFGGHAGAAGFSLTRDKLTGFEKAMEKVLARELEKSGGIREIEVDGRLPLSKISTKTYYDLRKLAPFGEENPVPIFLCNDAEVVYHRPTSDEKHLRLIVKHENTQYSAIWWWGGEAGVARKIDLVYSIGINRWQGREEIQLIVNHTINRKQITKAGLPEKPEKLTFEIEDWRNWYRLGKVLPDFKNAVYYYEGTEKLKFENLINRYQSVKADYLVLLSSPPGIRVLKELIYLIRPKIVVLAYSDFEIQSGNSFLTRLSGIIKHVIKNKNGKVNIYQISALTGEMENTVLVGLKYLEDRGFIELEFSNPDNLFIKKGKGQNKKGSTIKENKLKALLKESRAFRNYMLKSTPEKIKNLILNEC; the protein is encoded by the coding sequence ATGGAAGTTAAAGTTCTTTATCATGACAATCTGGAAGTACCTAAATGGATGTTGGATGAGCTAAATGGAAATCAACTTCTGGCTCAAATTCTGTTAAAGCGGGGTATTAATTCTCCAAAAAAAGTGAGGGAATTTCTAAACCCCGATCAATATAATCCGACCAATCCATTTGATTTTCCGGATATGGATAAAGCAGTTGAGCTAATTTTAAATGCAGTGAAAAAGAAGAAAAAGATCTGTGTTTACGGCGATTATGATGTAGATGGTGTTACTGCAACGGCAATACTGGTTACTCTTTTAAAGAAGTTGGATGCTAATGTCAGTTACCATATCCCTAACAGGTTTACAGAGGGATATGGGATGAATGAACGGATTATTAAAAATATGGCAGGAGATGTTGATTTGATTTTGACCTGTGACTGTGGTATTTCAAATCATAATGAAGTGGCTTTAGCTAAAAAATTGGGTATGACAGTTATTGTTACAGACCATCATCATTTGCCTGAAGAACTACCAGCTGCTGATGTCATTCTCTCACCGAAACTTTTGCCTGAGGATCATAAGGCACATAATATTTCTGGGGCCAGCATGGCCTATTTTCTGGCTAAGGGAGTTTTAACCAGGTTAAATAAAACTGCTTATGCGAGAGAATTTCTCGATCTGGTAGCTTTATCCACCATTGCAGATGTTGTGCCTTTAAAAGGCGAAAACCGTTATTTATTACAAAGGGGTATTCCTGCTTTAGCAAAAACGAATCGGCCGGGTCTTTTAGAATTATTTAATATCTGCGGGTTAAATAGTTCGGAAATATCCGAAGAGGAGATTGCTTATCAGATAGTGCCCAGAATTAATGCTGCTGGAAGAATATCTTCTGCCAGAATAGGGGTTGAATTACTCCTGGCAACTACGAGAAATAAAGCAAGGACATTAGCTAGAGAATTAGATCAGATAAATGACCGAAGAAAAGAGTTGTGTGATAAAATGCTTGAAGAAGCCCTGGCATTATTGGGTAAAGATTTTCATTCTCAACCTATCATTTTATACCAACCCCACTGGCATCAGGGGATTATAGGTATAACTGCTGGCAGGCTTTGTGAGAAGTATCATGTACCGGTTTTGTTGATGTGCTTAAAAGAAGATGGCAAAACCATCACTGGTTCAGCCAGGTCCATTCCAGGCATTCACATTTATGAAGCATTAAAGACATGTGAACAGTTTTTAGATAAATTTGGCGGCCATGCGGGGGCGGCAGGTTTTTCATTGACCAGGGATAAATTGACCGGATTTGAAAAAGCTATGGAAAAAGTGCTGGCCAGGGAACTTGAAAAGTCAGGAGGCATAAGAGAGATTGAAGTTGATGGTCGATTACCTTTAAGTAAAATAAGTACAAAGACCTATTACGATTTAAGGAAATTGGCTCCCTTTGGTGAAGAAAATCCTGTGCCAATATTTCTCTGTAATGATGCAGAGGTAGTGTATCACAGACCAACCAGTGACGAAAAACACCTCCGTCTTATTGTTAAACATGAGAATACCCAGTACTCAGCTATCTGGTGGTGGGGAGGAGAGGCAGGTGTTGCCCGAAAGATCGATCTGGTTTACTCTATTGGAATTAACCGCTGGCAGGGAAGAGAAGAGATTCAGCTGATTGTTAATCACACCATCAATAGAAAACAGATTACTAAGGCCGGCTTACCGGAAAAACCGGAAAAGCTGACTTTTGAAATAGAAGATTGGCGTAATTGGTATAGATTGGGTAAGGTTCTTCCTGATTTTAAAAATGCCGTCTATTATTATGAAGGGACTGAAAAACTTAAATTTGAGAATCTCATCAACCGCTATCAGTCAGTTAAAGCTGATTATCTGGTGCTACTTTCATCTCCACCCGGCATAAGGGTTTTAAAGGAACTTATATATTTAATAAGACCTAAAATAGTTGTATTGGCCTATTCTGATTTCGAAATTCAGTCAGGGAATTCTTTTCTTACCAGATTATCGGGTATTATAAAACATGTGATCAAAAATAAAAATGGTAAAGTTAATATTTATCAGATCTCTGCTTTAACTGGTGAAATGGAAAATACCGTATTGGTTGGATTGAAATATTTAGAGGATAGAGGTTTTATTGAGCTTGAATTTAGTAATCCTGATAATCTCTTTATTAAAAAGGGAAAAGGTCAGAATAAAAAAGGGAGTACTATAAAGGAAAATAAGTTAAAAGCACTATTAAAGGAGAGTAGGGCATTCCGGAACTATATGCTAAAATCTACTCCAGAAAAGATTAAAAATTTAATTTTAAATGAATGTTAG
- a CDS encoding radical SAM protein, translating into MTISTCFLILTNRCDSRCRACSYWQQKTKYYLDLSVIEEIYYHFANQGGNTIFLTGGEPTLHPDFIEIARLANEYGFITILCTNGNRINSLFNQVKDYIDSYSISFDGDTARLYKSIRGVDFYPKILRFIDMVKDYDDRIQVWLSCMIQKKNHDRLSKILYKVSTLRANGIYFVVPEIRGGCFGREEELKDKVKEELLLTKDDIFVFKEEIEQMFKLDAQLAIPKLIQSKQLLYDYITYFKSFYEENLLMPRVCGVPYNSVVITEKEFLKPCFYLPPEYKFNPGQNPFNSQNLKEFWNDFSVNPIYKNDLCKRCFQFKG; encoded by the coding sequence ATGACGATAAGTACATGCTTTTTGATTTTGACTAACAGATGTGATAGTCGGTGTAGAGCCTGTTCATATTGGCAGCAAAAAACTAAATATTATCTGGATTTATCAGTTATCGAAGAGATTTATTATCATTTTGCTAATCAGGGTGGTAATACTATTTTTCTAACCGGTGGGGAACCTACCCTGCACCCGGATTTTATTGAGATAGCTAGATTGGCTAATGAGTATGGCTTTATAACTATTCTTTGTACCAATGGTAATAGGATAAATTCATTATTTAATCAGGTAAAAGATTATATTGATTCCTATAGTATTTCTTTTGATGGTGATACCGCTAGATTATATAAATCTATCCGGGGAGTAGATTTTTATCCAAAAATATTAAGATTTATTGATATGGTAAAGGATTATGATGATAGAATTCAGGTTTGGCTTTCCTGTATGATACAAAAGAAAAATCATGATCGTCTGTCTAAAATATTGTATAAAGTATCTACTTTAAGAGCTAATGGAATTTATTTTGTCGTCCCGGAAATTAGAGGGGGATGTTTTGGAAGAGAAGAGGAGTTAAAGGATAAAGTAAAGGAAGAACTGTTATTGACCAAAGATGATATTTTTGTTTTTAAAGAAGAGATTGAGCAAATGTTTAAATTAGATGCCCAGTTAGCTATACCTAAACTTATCCAGAGTAAACAATTATTATATGATTATATAACTTATTTTAAAAGTTTTTATGAAGAGAATTTGTTAATGCCTAGAGTGTGTGGAGTCCCCTATAATTCAGTAGTAATCACAGAAAAAGAGTTTTTGAAACCATGTTTTTATTTACCGCCTGAGTATAAATTTAATCCCGGACAAAACCCATTTAATAGTCAAAATCTGAAGGAATTCTGGAATGACTTTTCTGTGAATCCTATATATAAAAATGATTTGTGTAAGAGGTGTTTTCAGTTTAAAGGTTAA
- a CDS encoding class I SAM-dependent methyltransferase: MKDEKYYGTNLQEVKLSPIKTNGFILDLGGGGEGIIGKLNGRQVVAIDMREEELQEIKNDALKIVMDARNLKFLPESFDICTSFFSLMYIPESDHVKVFKEVYQVLKSNRKFLIWDVEIPEKQKGYDIFVVQLKIFLPNEEIETGYGVKWDKQQNSEYFKKLAKETGFKLINEWHKDKIFYLEMVKNV, encoded by the coding sequence ATGAAAGATGAAAAGTATTATGGGACTAATCTCCAAGAGGTTAAACTAAGTCCAATAAAAACGAACGGATTTATTTTAGACCTGGGAGGCGGTGGAGAAGGAATAATAGGAAAATTGAATGGTAGGCAAGTTGTCGCCATCGATATGAGAGAAGAGGAATTACAGGAGATAAAAAATGATGCCTTAAAAATAGTAATGGATGCCAGAAATTTAAAATTTCTTCCCGAATCATTTGACATATGTACTTCTTTCTTCTCTTTGATGTATATTCCTGAGAGTGATCATGTAAAAGTATTTAAAGAGGTTTACCAAGTTTTGAAAAGCAATAGAAAGTTTCTAATATGGGATGTTGAGATACCTGAAAAGCAAAAAGGTTATGATATTTTCGTGGTCCAATTAAAAATATTCCTTCCAAATGAAGAAATAGAAACCGGATATGGAGTAAAATGGGATAAACAACAGAATAGCGAGTATTTTAAGAAATTAGCAAAAGAAACAGGTTTTAAGTTAATAAACGAATGGCATAAGGATAAAATTTTCTATTTAGAAATGGTGAAAAATGTATAG